From one Bifidobacterium sp. WK012_4_13 genomic stretch:
- the sufB gene encoding Fe-S cluster assembly protein SufB, whose amino-acid sequence MSQYVADRERVNEEKIKKDDDIISQFGDYEYGWHDKDSFGETAKKGIDEQVVRDISADKHEPDWMLEYRLRGYKAFLEKPMPNWGVDLSGFKAQDFKYYVKPLKEQAKRWEDLPDSIRNTYDRLGIPEAEKKRLVSGVAAQYESEVIYNSIRDDLKEQGVIFVDTDTAVRDYPDLVKKYFGTVIPPEDNKFGALNTAAWSGGSFVYVPKGVHVDIPLQAYFRINTPNMGQFERTLIIADEGSYVHYVEGCTAPIYSTDSLHAAIVEIIVEPHARVRYTTVQNWSNNVYNLVTQRAYVREGGTMEWVDGNIGSKATMKYPACILAEPYAKGETLSLGFAGKGQYQDTGAKMIHLAPHTSSTIVAKSISRSGGRSAYRGLVKILKGAEGSSSSVVCDALLVDDYSRSDTYPHVDVREDDVSMAHEATVSKVSEDQLFYLMSRGLEEKEAMGMIVRGFVEPISRQLPMEYALELNRLVELQMEGSVG is encoded by the coding sequence ATGAGTCAGTATGTGGCCGACCGTGAACGGGTCAACGAGGAGAAGATCAAGAAGGATGACGACATCATCTCCCAGTTCGGTGACTACGAATATGGTTGGCACGACAAGGATTCCTTCGGGGAAACGGCAAAGAAGGGCATAGACGAGCAGGTCGTCCGAGACATTTCAGCGGACAAGCACGAGCCTGACTGGATGTTGGAATACAGACTTCGAGGATACAAGGCGTTCCTCGAGAAGCCGATGCCCAATTGGGGCGTCGACCTGAGCGGATTCAAGGCCCAGGACTTCAAGTACTATGTGAAGCCGTTGAAGGAGCAGGCGAAGCGTTGGGAGGACCTGCCAGACAGCATCCGCAACACCTATGACCGTCTGGGCATTCCCGAGGCTGAAAAGAAGCGCCTGGTATCAGGCGTCGCTGCGCAATACGAATCCGAAGTCATCTACAATTCGATTCGCGACGATCTCAAGGAGCAGGGCGTCATCTTCGTGGACACCGACACTGCGGTGCGCGATTATCCCGATCTCGTCAAGAAGTATTTCGGCACGGTCATTCCTCCCGAAGACAACAAGTTCGGAGCCCTGAACACGGCCGCCTGGTCAGGCGGATCCTTCGTGTATGTGCCCAAGGGCGTTCATGTCGACATACCGTTGCAGGCATATTTCCGAATCAACACTCCAAACATGGGTCAGTTCGAAAGAACGCTCATCATCGCTGACGAAGGCTCATACGTCCATTACGTCGAAGGTTGCACGGCGCCGATCTATTCCACCGATTCGCTGCATGCCGCAATCGTCGAGATCATCGTCGAGCCGCATGCCCGCGTGCGATACACCACGGTCCAGAACTGGTCGAACAACGTCTACAATCTCGTCACCCAGCGTGCCTACGTTCGTGAGGGCGGCACGATGGAATGGGTCGATGGCAACATCGGTTCGAAGGCCACGATGAAGTATCCAGCCTGCATCCTTGCGGAGCCTTACGCCAAGGGTGAGACGCTGTCGCTCGGATTTGCGGGGAAGGGACAGTATCAGGACACGGGTGCGAAGATGATCCATCTTGCGCCTCACACGAGTTCGACCATAGTCGCCAAGTCGATTTCGCGTTCCGGGGGCCGTTCCGCATATCGCGGACTTGTCAAGATTCTCAAGGGTGCGGAGGGATCGAGCTCCTCCGTGGTGTGCGACGCCCTGCTGGTGGACGACTACTCACGCTCCGACACCTATCCGCACGTCGATGTTCGTGAAGACGACGTCTCCATGGCCCATGAGGCGACGGTCTCCAAGGTCTCCGAAGACCAGCTGTTCTATCTGATGAGCAGAGGCTTGGAGGAGAAGGAAGCGATGGGCATGATCGTCCGCGGCTTTGTCGAGCCGATTTCCCGTCAGCTCCCGATGGAATATGCGTTGGAGCTGAACAGACTCGTTGAGCTTCAGATGGAAGGTTCGGTTGGCTGA
- a CDS encoding CTP synthase, translating into MVRQHGTSQEHITKHIFVTGGVVSSLGKGLTASSLGRLLRSRGIRVLQQKLDPYINVDPGTMNPFQHGEVYVTEDGAETDLDIGHYERFLDVFLSQKANVTTGQIYQSVLRKERAGEYLGQCVQVIPHITNEIKSRMRAQASDDVDVIITEIGGTVGDIESQPFLEAAREVRRDIGPENCIFVHVSLVPYIAAAHELKTKPTQHSVMMLRQLGITPDALVLRSDRPLNQSIKDKISLMCDVDEEGVVNCVDAPSIYDVPKILFAEGLDAYVVRELGLPFHDVDWNEWEDLLERVHHPRSEVNIAIVGKYIDLPDAYLSVTEAIKAGGFANWSKVNVKWVTADVCATNEGAQAALGQMDGIVIPGGFGIRGIEGKIGALRWARENKIPALGLCLGLQSMVIEYSRHVLGLEDANSSEFEPDCENPVIATMEEQKSIVAGNGDMGHTMRLGSYPAVLDPKSLVAQLYGTTDVTERHRHRYEVNISYKDRLNEAGLHISGTSPNGELTEFVELPQSVHPFYVGTQAHPEFKSRPTKPHPLFAGLVKAAIEHRAAEG; encoded by the coding sequence ATGGTTAGACAACATGGAACATCACAGGAACACATCACAAAACACATTTTCGTCACTGGCGGTGTTGTGTCTTCTTTAGGCAAGGGACTTACCGCATCCTCACTGGGCAGACTGCTTCGCAGCCGCGGAATCCGCGTGCTTCAGCAAAAGCTTGACCCATACATCAACGTCGATCCTGGAACGATGAACCCATTCCAGCATGGAGAGGTCTACGTCACGGAAGATGGCGCTGAAACGGATCTGGACATAGGCCATTACGAGCGTTTTCTCGACGTCTTCCTTTCGCAGAAGGCCAACGTCACCACCGGCCAGATATATCAGAGCGTGCTGCGCAAGGAACGCGCGGGAGAATATCTCGGTCAGTGCGTCCAGGTGATTCCCCATATCACCAACGAGATCAAGAGCAGAATGCGTGCGCAGGCATCCGACGACGTCGACGTGATCATCACCGAGATCGGCGGAACCGTGGGCGACATCGAGTCCCAGCCCTTCCTTGAGGCTGCGAGAGAGGTCCGTCGTGACATTGGACCGGAAAACTGCATATTCGTTCACGTCTCGCTGGTTCCCTACATTGCGGCCGCGCATGAGCTGAAGACCAAGCCAACGCAGCATTCCGTCATGATGCTTCGTCAACTTGGCATCACCCCGGACGCACTGGTGCTCCGTTCAGATCGTCCTCTTAACCAGAGCATCAAGGACAAGATCTCCCTGATGTGCGACGTCGATGAAGAGGGCGTCGTCAACTGCGTGGATGCTCCGAGTATCTATGACGTTCCGAAGATCCTGTTCGCCGAGGGACTTGATGCCTATGTGGTCCGTGAACTCGGCCTGCCATTCCACGATGTCGACTGGAATGAGTGGGAGGATCTGCTCGAGCGCGTCCACCATCCTCGCAGCGAGGTCAACATTGCCATCGTCGGCAAATACATCGACTTGCCTGATGCCTATCTCTCCGTCACCGAGGCAATTAAGGCGGGAGGGTTTGCGAATTGGTCGAAGGTCAACGTCAAGTGGGTGACTGCCGACGTGTGCGCCACCAACGAGGGTGCCCAGGCTGCTCTCGGTCAGATGGATGGCATCGTGATTCCCGGTGGGTTCGGCATCCGTGGCATCGAAGGCAAGATCGGAGCCCTGCGCTGGGCTCGGGAGAACAAGATTCCTGCGCTTGGTCTGTGCCTTGGTCTTCAGTCGATGGTCATCGAATACTCGCGTCACGTGCTGGGCCTCGAGGATGCGAATTCATCCGAGTTCGAGCCGGATTGCGAGAACCCAGTCATCGCCACGATGGAAGAGCAGAAGTCAATCGTCGCGGGCAACGGCGACATGGGCCATACGATGCGGCTCGGCTCGTACCCGGCCGTGCTCGACCCGAAGTCGCTGGTCGCGCAGCTCTACGGCACGACCGACGTGACCGAGCGTCACCGTCATCGCTACGAGGTCAACATCTCCTACAAGGATCGTCTCAACGAGGCTGGTCTGCATATTTCAGGAACGAGTCCGAATGGCGAGCTCACCGAGTTCGTCGAGCTGCCGCAGTCCGTGCATCCGTTCTATGTCGGCACTCAGGCGCATCCGGAGTTCAAGTCGCGTCCGACCAAGCCCCATCCATTGTTCGCAGGTCTGGTCAAGGCTGCGATCGAACATCGCGCAGCCGAGGGATGA
- the aroQ gene encoding type II 3-dehydroquinate dehydratase, translating to MAAMKVLVLNGPNLGRLGVREPDVYGHQNLHQLTEQCSRWASELGFEVEVRQSDDEAEMIHWIHEAVDNHNPVVLNPAAFTHYSYGLADAAAQLHAADLPLIEVHISNPASREAFRRHSVISPVATSTITGLGFLGYKLALEAIGALQK from the coding sequence ATGGCAGCAATGAAAGTTCTTGTTTTGAACGGGCCGAATCTTGGACGCCTGGGTGTTCGTGAACCTGACGTATATGGACATCAGAATCTTCATCAGCTTACGGAGCAATGCAGTCGATGGGCGAGCGAACTTGGTTTCGAGGTTGAAGTGCGTCAGAGCGATGACGAGGCCGAGATGATCCATTGGATTCACGAAGCTGTTGACAACCACAATCCCGTGGTGCTCAATCCCGCTGCATTCACCCACTACAGCTATGGTCTGGCCGATGCGGCGGCCCAGCTTCACGCTGCGGATCTCCCGCTCATTGAAGTGCATATCTCCAACCCCGCTTCGCGCGAAGCCTTCCGAAGGCACTCCGTCATTTCGCCGGTAGCCACTTCTACCATCACAGGTCTGGGCTTTTTAGGGTACAAACTTGCGCTTGAAGCCATCGGCGCACTCCAAAAATAA
- a CDS encoding bifunctional shikimate kinase/3-dehydroquinate synthase — MERRHGDGPRVVIIGMPGAGKTRIGKEISSMLKLSFIDSDVAIERQEGASIPSIFQDLGEDAFRDIESDVVIQALHDHDGVLSLGGGAPIFRRTRKALERYRDNGGLIAYLDADPEEMIERAFRSRNRPLLEGDARSKWLRLYDERRPVFEQLANIVISTHRAAPSVGAHKLINAMKERIVHVSGADPYDVRIGDGVFEHLRQLLGSSPVRVALIHTMPVQRHSDAARAQLRSWGYEVLDISIPDAEAGKTVQVASGIWKRLADEGFTRSDAVVGLGGGAATDVAGFIAATWMRGIAYVNCPTSLLAMVDASTGGKTGVNIPEGKNLVGSFYTPQGVLADTRFLSTLPNDIFIEGLGEVVKSGFIMDTRILDIVQENSQALHDIDCAHISPEMHDVIAELIERTVSVKSKHVSADLKESGMREFLNYGHTLGHAIEQIEHFRWRHGQAVAVGMVFAAELANILGYIDDETVEFHRSILSSVGLKTSWNGGDFASVLALMHKDKKARGNTLRFIVLDRIGHPIHLDNPPESAVREAFDRIRNN, encoded by the coding sequence ATGGAGAGAAGGCATGGCGACGGACCGAGGGTCGTCATCATCGGTATGCCTGGAGCTGGAAAAACTCGCATTGGCAAGGAGATTTCGTCGATGCTCAAGCTCTCCTTCATCGATTCGGACGTCGCCATCGAACGTCAGGAAGGTGCCAGTATACCTTCGATCTTCCAGGATCTGGGAGAGGATGCGTTCAGGGACATCGAAAGCGACGTGGTCATCCAAGCCTTGCATGACCATGACGGGGTTCTTTCGCTCGGTGGTGGCGCCCCGATCTTTCGGCGAACGCGAAAGGCACTGGAACGATATCGAGACAACGGAGGGCTCATCGCCTATCTCGATGCAGATCCGGAAGAGATGATCGAACGGGCGTTTCGTTCGAGGAATCGCCCGCTTCTGGAGGGAGACGCCCGCAGCAAGTGGCTGCGTCTCTATGATGAGCGCAGACCCGTTTTCGAGCAGTTGGCGAACATTGTGATCAGTACGCACAGAGCCGCGCCATCAGTGGGAGCACATAAATTGATCAATGCCATGAAAGAACGGATCGTGCATGTTTCTGGAGCCGATCCCTATGATGTACGCATCGGAGACGGCGTGTTCGAGCATTTGCGTCAGCTGCTCGGCAGCAGCCCGGTTCGGGTTGCGCTTATCCATACCATGCCGGTCCAGCGTCACAGTGATGCCGCACGCGCACAATTGAGGTCATGGGGATACGAGGTCCTTGACATCAGCATTCCCGATGCAGAGGCAGGCAAGACGGTTCAGGTTGCCAGTGGCATTTGGAAGCGTCTTGCAGACGAAGGATTTACCCGTTCGGACGCTGTAGTCGGTCTTGGAGGCGGAGCGGCCACGGATGTGGCGGGCTTCATCGCTGCGACTTGGATGCGTGGCATTGCCTATGTGAATTGTCCGACGTCGCTGCTTGCCATGGTGGATGCCTCGACTGGTGGCAAGACCGGAGTCAACATTCCCGAAGGGAAGAATCTTGTAGGGAGCTTCTACACTCCACAGGGAGTCCTGGCTGATACACGCTTTCTTTCCACGCTTCCCAACGATATCTTCATCGAAGGCCTGGGCGAGGTCGTCAAATCTGGATTCATCATGGATACCCGCATTCTTGACATCGTTCAGGAGAATTCTCAGGCGCTGCATGATATCGACTGTGCCCATATCTCTCCTGAAATGCACGATGTCATCGCCGAGCTCATCGAGCGTACGGTGAGTGTGAAATCAAAGCATGTATCCGCCGATTTGAAGGAATCGGGCATGCGCGAATTCCTCAACTATGGGCATACGCTGGGTCATGCGATCGAACAGATCGAGCATTTCCGTTGGCGTCATGGTCAGGCGGTCGCCGTTGGCATGGTCTTTGCGGCAGAGCTTGCGAACATTCTTGGATACATTGACGATGAAACCGTTGAATTCCACCGCTCCATCCTTTCTTCCGTGGGGCTTAAGACCAGTTGGAACGGGGGAGACTTCGCTTCGGTGCTGGCTCTCATGCATAAGGACAAGAAGGCCCGTGGCAATACTCTGCGGTTTATCGTTCTGGATAGGATTGGTCACCCGATTCATCTGGACAATCCGCCTGAATCGGCGGTACGCGAGGCATTTGATAGAATTCGCAATAATTGA
- the aroC gene encoding chorismate synthase, which produces MLRWQTAGESHGEALVAMIEGLPAGIQITSEQISDALARRRLGYGRGARMKFERDKVRMLTGVRHGSTLGSPISIEIANTEWPKWVEVMSADPLPEGTTIRNSSRNAPLSRPRPGHADLTGMRKYGFTDARQVLERSSARETASRVALGAVAGNFLKQALGIEVVSQVVMMGGVGVDEHAPLPRPEDLGRIDESPVRTLDKQAEERMVQRIDEAHRQGDTLGGVIEVVAYNVPAGLGTYVESDRRLDAALAGAFMSIQAIKGVEIGDGFQEAMRFGSQAHDEIVEREGHISRLSNRAGGLEGSMSNGEPIRVRAAMKPISSLPRALRTVDVATGEEATAIHQRSDTTAVPAAAVVAEAMMKLTLARFVIEKFGGDSIEETKRNARNYLDSWPEHLR; this is translated from the coding sequence ATGTTGCGTTGGCAAACGGCAGGGGAGTCCCACGGAGAGGCATTGGTCGCGATGATCGAGGGGCTTCCGGCCGGAATTCAGATCACGTCGGAGCAGATATCCGATGCGCTTGCACGTCGTCGTCTGGGATACGGACGAGGTGCGCGCATGAAGTTCGAACGCGACAAGGTCCGCATGCTTACCGGCGTTCGCCATGGCAGCACGCTGGGTTCGCCGATCTCCATCGAGATAGCCAACACGGAATGGCCGAAATGGGTCGAGGTGATGAGTGCAGACCCATTGCCAGAGGGCACGACGATACGAAATTCCAGTCGGAATGCGCCGTTGAGCAGACCACGGCCGGGTCATGCCGACCTTACTGGCATGAGAAAATACGGTTTCACCGATGCACGGCAGGTGCTCGAACGCTCCAGCGCCAGGGAGACGGCATCCCGCGTCGCATTGGGGGCGGTCGCCGGTAATTTTCTGAAGCAGGCACTCGGCATCGAAGTCGTGTCACAGGTCGTGATGATGGGCGGCGTCGGTGTGGACGAGCATGCTCCTCTGCCACGGCCGGAAGATCTCGGGCGCATCGATGAATCGCCTGTCCGCACTCTCGACAAGCAGGCAGAGGAACGCATGGTCCAGCGAATCGACGAGGCGCATCGACAGGGAGACACGCTCGGTGGGGTGATTGAGGTGGTGGCATACAACGTGCCAGCCGGCCTTGGCACCTATGTCGAGTCGGATAGAAGGCTTGACGCTGCGCTCGCGGGCGCATTCATGAGCATCCAGGCCATCAAGGGCGTCGAGATAGGCGATGGATTCCAGGAAGCCATGCGCTTCGGCTCTCAGGCGCATGACGAGATCGTCGAGCGTGAAGGTCACATCAGCAGGCTTTCGAATCGCGCCGGTGGTCTGGAGGGAAGCATGTCGAATGGCGAGCCCATCCGGGTCCGTGCTGCAATGAAGCCGATTTCATCGCTGCCCCGCGCTCTGCGCACGGTTGACGTGGCGACGGGCGAAGAGGCGACGGCAATCCATCAACGCTCGGATACGACGGCTGTTCCTGCGGCCGCTGTCGTGGCGGAGGCAATGATGAAGCTTACTCTCGCCCGATTCGTGATTGAGAAGTTCGGCGGGGATTCCATTGAGGAGACGAAGAGAAATGCCCGGAACTATCTCGATTCCTGGCCAGAGCACTTGCGATGA